From the genome of Leptospira koniambonensis:
GCTAAAAAAATTCCTGCCAAAGAACAAGAAGCTCTCAAAACAAAACTTCGCTCTTATATTTCTAGTAACGTCCAAAAGACGGATCATTTTTTTGATCAACTCCCTCAGTTCGCTCAATTCCTTGGAATGGGCTCCCAAGAACTTTCTTCTTATATGAATAGAAACTTCTTGGGTGCTTTGAATAAGGTAAAAACCAAACTTATAGAACAAGAATCCACAGCAGAACAAACTCCTCGTAAGAAAAAATATTCTAAGATATCTGAAGAGATATTAGAAGGACTCGGATTTACATTCCCTGCGGGTCATAGATTCGAAGCAGAAGAGGGAATGATCTATCTGGTAGAAATTTCTACAGGCAAAAAAAGAGAAGCCGCAGCCTTGGGAGAAGTCGCAAGAGAAACTGCAGCAGCCGGCGCTGCCGCAAGACCGATCCCAGTTCCAGTTCGTAAAGGACCTGAAACTCCGATCTTAAAAGAAATATTAGAAAAATATGGTGAACTATTCTCTGGCAAACCTTTGATCATGAAGGCAGAAGAATTGGAAGAAGATGATTCTCCCGTCCAAATGGGAGAAGATATTCTTTCCGACGTAGAAGATCTTCATTTTGATGGAGACTTTGGGGGAGATTCTCCTAGCTTCTCCGAACCTCCTGTAAGCATTCCATTTTCTAAATATATGGATCAAGTGGGAAAGGTCCGAGTTTTTCAAAAAGCAGGACAACTGGAAGAGTATAAACGTTGGGTTGCATCTTTACCTGTAGAGGAAAATGCACTTGTTCAATTACAAACTTCTCTTTTGAAAGAATCCAGGGGAGAAGTAGTCGAATGGGATGGAACTCTAGGTCAACTTGGCTCTCGTACCGGACTTTCTGAATCCAGACTTAGAAAAGTATTGGAACTAGGACGTGATTTTTTCCGTATCAGAAATCAATTGGAAGCTTCTTGGAATAAAGCAAGAACCGCAAGTCCCGCAGTTGCGGAACTTGTCAAAAAAGCATGGCCTCATATTTTAAGAGTTATGGATGAATATCCTGATTTTACTCAGATCAAAGGAAAGATGGACCAACTTCTTTCTCGTATCCCAGATGCGAGCCAGAGAAAAATCCTAACCGATCTATTCTTGAACCCGGTACTTTCTATCCGCAGAAACTAGTTTTTCAATCCAAGACTGAATCTTTTAATACTGCACTTCTTCCATCTTCTTTTTTGATCTGCCAAAATATAAAACTAGAAGATAAAGTGATAATTCCCATACAAGCAAATGTGCTCTTAAATGCTAAAAGCATATTTGCAGGATCTTGACCAAAAAGATCTCTGAACGCTTCCAATGCTCCTGCAGCACATGCGACTCCCATTCCCATTGCTAACATCTGGACCATAGAGAGCATTGTATTTCCGCTGCTTGTAAATTCTCCATTCAGATCTTTTAAAGTAAGAGTGTTCATTGCGGTGAATTGAAATGAGTTAAATGCTCCAAAGCAGAATAATTGAAAAGAAAAGATCCACCAATTTTCTGAAGAGTTTAGCCAGAAAAAGCTGCTCATGCTCAAACCTATCAATAGAGTATTGGTAACCAAAACTTTTCTATAACCTAATTTATAGATTAATAATGGAGCGAACCTTTTGATCCCTATTCCTGCGATTGCCATTGGTAAAAGCATTAAGCCTGCTTTAAAAGGAGGATATCCCATATTCACTTGTAGGAATAATGGAACCAAAAACGGCATACTGGAACTTCCAAGTCTAGAGAAAAGATTTCCTAAAAGACCAATGCTTAATGTAGGGATAGAAAATATTCGGGGAGAAAATAAAGGTTTGGAACTTCTCGCTGCATGGATCCAGTAGGCTGCTATACTTGCGAGCCCGAATATTGTAAGAAGGATTACTCCTGCCTTCTGCAAACCTAAACTAGATCCTGCATCCAATGCTAAAGAAAAAGTAACCATTCCGAATGCCAAAAGTAGATATCCTTTCAGATCGAATACGGATGGATTCGGGATTGGATTTCCTTTCATGTAAATGGAAGATGCAATGATCCCGGCGACTCCAACAGGAAGATTGATCAGAAAGATCCAATGCCAAGAAGCAGTTTCTACTAACCATCCTCCCAAAACAGGACCTACTAATGGACCAATCAGACCTGGTATGGCTACAAAACTGATCGCTTGTAAAAATTGCTCTGGAGAAACAGAGCGAAGAAGTGCTAAACGACCTACAGGAAGTAAGAGTGCTCCTCCCACCCCTTGCAAAATTCTAGAAAGAACAAGCTGTGTTAAATTTTGAGAAAGAGCACAGAATAGAGAACCTAAGGCGAATAAGGATAAGGCTCCTATAAAAACCTGGCGAATTCCAAATTTGTCGGAGATCCAACCAGAAGCTGGAATGATCATCGCCATTGTAAGAAGGTAAGCGACCACCACCGACTGCATTCTCAAGGGACTCGCATCTAAATTTTTGGCGATCGCTGGCAGAGCGGTATTGACGATTGTCCCGTCCAGAGTCTGCATAAAAAAGCCGCAGGCCACGAGCCAAAGTAAAGCCTTGGTTCCCTTAGTTTCTTCTGTCATAGGATTTTAGACGGAGACCGACTGCCTTGCGCACCATGTTGGAACTCCAACACAAGAATTTCAGGCCTTGTAAGAATTCCAACATCGATATAAGCCGTATATATGCGATTTGGCTCTGGATTCCTTTAAAAAGATCGTTTTCAAACTAGGCACTCGTAAATTTACTGGTCTAAGAATCGGACATTTGCTACAAAATTCAGCCAAACATCGCGTGGGTGGGGGTTTCCTCTGTCCGTGGACCAAGGCAAGAGCAGTGTCCCGGATTTACTATCAACCCTAAAGAGGAACCTTAGCGGATGTTAAACCTTGACGAACAGTTGCGGATCCAAAAGTACTTGGAGGAAAACGGTCTATATGACAAGTCCTTCGAGCGCGATAACTGCGGAGTAGGCTTCGTCGCTTCTTATAAGGGCGAGTCCAATCACCGAGTTGTATCAATGGGTTTGAAGGCGGTCGCATGCCTTACCCACCGCGGAGCCGTAGATGCAGATATGCAAACCGGAGACGGCGCCGGGATCATGATCCGTATTCCTAAAAAACTGTTTGCGAAGTACATCGAGGAGATGGGCCATAGACGCCCTGACGAAGATTCCATCGGTGTGGGGATGGTCTTCCTACCACGCGAGGACATAGACAAACAAGATGTTTGCCGAAGCCTCATCGAATCAGCACTTATGCAATTCAACTTCAAGCTGTATGCTTGGAGATATGTTCCTGTAAATCCAGAGGTTTTAGGACCTAAGGCCAACGCTTCTCGTCCTCAGATCGAACAAGTACTGATCGGAAAACCGGATGGGATGTCCAACGAGGATTTCGAAACTAAATTATTCCTGATCCAAAAGAAAGTGATGAGAGATGCTCTTAAACTTTCTATGAGCGAGGACTTCTATATTTGTTCCTTCTCTTCTGAAAGAATTACTTTCAAAGGATTATTTAACGGAAACCAAGTCTCTCAATTCTATGAGGATCTAAAAAGTGAGGAGATGGTTTCTCCTTATTGTATCTTCCACCAAAGATATTCTACTAACACCTTTCCAAGCTGGGCTTTGGCTCAACCTTTCCGCGTTCTTGCGCATAACGGAGAGATCAATACAATCGTAGGGAACAGGATTTGGATGCTCGCAAGAGAAGAAGAACTTGCCTGCGAAAAATGGGGAGAATTTCAGAAAGAGATCCATCCGATCATCAGACCTCATTTATCTGACTCCGCAAGTTTGGATAACGCTATGGAAGCGATTGTACGTTCTGGTAAGGACGTTCTTCACGCCAAAGCGATGTTGATCCCAAATGCTTGGAGTAAGAACGTCCAAATGTCCGAAGGACTAAAATCGTTTTATGAGTATAATAACACTCTAACCGAGCCTTGGGACGGACCTGCTGCTCTTGCTTTTGCTGAAGGCGACTGGGTCGGAGGAAGTTTGGATAGAAACGGACTTCGCCCTGCAAGATATGTTGTGACCGAAGACGGACTCGTTGTAATGGGTTCCGAAACCGGTCTAGTTCATATAGACGAAGAGATCATCACCAAAAAAGGAAGATTGGGGCCAGGCGATATGCTCGCGATCAACTTGAAAGAAGGTAAGATCTACTTCAACGAGGACGTCAACGCACTCTTCGAGAAAAAATACGATTATAGAGAATGGTCTAAAGAAAATGTAGAGTATCTGGACCAAACTATTGACGAGTCCATTACTAAAACTGTAACTTATAGCGGAGATGATCTAAGAAGAAGACAGATCCTTTTTGCATATTCTCCATACAAACAAAAAGCGGTAATCAAACCTCAGGCGATCGCAGGTAAAGAAGCAATTGGTTCCATGGGAGATGATACTCCTTTGTCAATACTCATGCTTTCTCGAATCGGATTGTATACATACTTCCGCCAGAGATTTGCTCAGGTAACAAATCCACCGATCGACTATCTAAGAGAGAAGGGAGTAACTTCTCTTTATACTCGTCTTGTTAAGAAGACAAATCTTTTCGCAGATGAAAAACCTCAGAATTGTCTAGTACTTTCTCATCCGTATCTTACTAATCTTGGATTACAAAGGATCAGGGATAAGGACGGAAAACAATACAAGGTAGTTACCTTGGATGCTACTTTCGAAGCTCATCATGAGGAAGGCGCTGCCAGAAATTATCTTGAACTCGCATTGGATCAATTGCTTGCGAACGCAGTCAAATCCGCTGAAGAAGGAGTGAATATACTAATTCTTTCGGATAAAAA
Proteins encoded in this window:
- the mdtD gene encoding multidrug transporter subunit MdtD, which gives rise to MTEETKGTKALLWLVACGFFMQTLDGTIVNTALPAIAKNLDASPLRMQSVVVAYLLTMAMIIPASGWISDKFGIRQVFIGALSLFALGSLFCALSQNLTQLVLSRILQGVGGALLLPVGRLALLRSVSPEQFLQAISFVAIPGLIGPLVGPVLGGWLVETASWHWIFLINLPVGVAGIIASSIYMKGNPIPNPSVFDLKGYLLLAFGMVTFSLALDAGSSLGLQKAGVILLTIFGLASIAAYWIHAARSSKPLFSPRIFSIPTLSIGLLGNLFSRLGSSSMPFLVPLFLQVNMGYPPFKAGLMLLPMAIAGIGIKRFAPLLIYKLGYRKVLVTNTLLIGLSMSSFFWLNSSENWWIFSFQLFCFGAFNSFQFTAMNTLTLKDLNGEFTSSGNTMLSMVQMLAMGMGVACAAGALEAFRDLFGQDPANMLLAFKSTFACMGIITLSSSFIFWQIKKEDGRSAVLKDSVLD